A region of Allocoleopsis franciscana PCC 7113 DNA encodes the following proteins:
- the pcrA gene encoding DNA helicase PcrA, producing MTATPDFLSHLNPSQRRAVEHFCGPLLVVAGAGSGKTRALTYRIANLILTHKVDPENILAVTFTNKAAREMKTRIETIFAQQMAQRKHGQRLELLPEEEQTQLRSRVYKKYIKPLWVGTFHSLFARILRLDINKYQDEQKHQWNRNFSIFDESDAQSLVKNIVTKQLNLDDKKFDPRKVRYAISNAKNQGLSPLDAEKEHSGYKGRVIAEVYRHYQNQLASNNALDFDDLILVPVKLFQQNETVLGYWHQQFRHILVDEYQDTNRIQYDLIRLLSTNGETQKSAWNWQDRSIFVVGDADQSIYSFRMADFTILLEFQQNFGDGLPDEDTRTMVKLEENYRSRENILQAANSLIENNTQRIDKVLRPTRGLGEQIYVHKADDEVEEAHFVVNQIRRMEQQYPELNWGNFAILYRTNAQSRPFEDALRGKVPYIIVGGLKFYDRKEIKDSLAYLRAIANPDDTVSLLRIINTPRRGIGQATIDRLMGAAQELNISLWEILSDQTSVNTLAGRSAKGVNSFAEIIQRWQQQVEHLSAAEIVKGIMEESGYIDDLKKQGTDEAENRLENVSELYNAVLQFQEENEDTSLEGFLANASLASDLDDLKDGQKSVSLMTLHSAKGLEFPVVFLVGLEQGLFPNYRSMDDPASLEEERRLCYVGITRAQEQLFLSHARERRLYGNREPAVRSQFLEELPKELVSSTLVKVKKSKVEASENNLQSSTQLNRQTSKRSIKQSQEWTVGELLIHDTFGTGEVTHVFGSGNKISIAVKFSGIGQKILDPTKASLQRVQ from the coding sequence ATGACTGCAACCCCTGACTTCCTCAGCCACCTCAACCCCTCTCAACGTCGCGCCGTCGAACATTTCTGCGGCCCCTTGCTGGTGGTTGCTGGCGCGGGTTCTGGTAAGACGAGGGCATTAACCTATCGCATCGCCAATCTGATTCTCACCCACAAAGTCGATCCGGAAAACATCCTGGCGGTAACCTTCACCAACAAAGCGGCACGGGAGATGAAAACCCGGATTGAAACGATTTTTGCCCAGCAGATGGCGCAACGCAAACATGGGCAACGTCTGGAATTACTGCCCGAAGAAGAACAAACTCAGTTGCGATCGCGCGTCTACAAAAAATATATTAAACCGTTGTGGGTTGGTACCTTCCACAGCCTCTTTGCTCGGATTCTCCGCCTCGATATCAATAAATATCAAGACGAGCAAAAACATCAGTGGAACCGTAACTTCTCCATCTTTGATGAATCCGATGCTCAAAGTCTGGTGAAAAATATTGTCACCAAACAATTAAACTTGGATGACAAAAAATTTGACCCCCGCAAAGTCCGCTACGCCATCAGTAATGCCAAAAATCAGGGCTTATCTCCCCTAGATGCTGAGAAAGAACACTCTGGCTATAAAGGACGAGTGATTGCCGAAGTCTACCGCCATTACCAAAATCAACTCGCGAGCAATAACGCCCTCGACTTTGATGACTTGATTTTAGTCCCCGTTAAACTCTTTCAGCAAAATGAAACCGTCTTGGGCTATTGGCATCAGCAATTCCGTCATATTTTGGTGGATGAATACCAAGATACAAACCGGATTCAATATGACTTAATTCGCCTATTAAGCACGAATGGAGAGACACAGAAAAGTGCATGGAATTGGCAAGACCGCTCAATCTTTGTCGTGGGTGACGCTGATCAATCTATCTATTCCTTTAGAATGGCTGATTTTACCATATTATTGGAATTTCAGCAAAATTTTGGAGATGGATTACCCGATGAAGATACCCGCACGATGGTGAAATTGGAAGAAAATTATCGTTCCAGGGAAAACATTCTCCAAGCGGCTAATTCCCTGATTGAAAATAATACCCAGCGCATTGATAAAGTCCTAAGACCTACACGCGGATTAGGGGAACAGATTTATGTTCATAAAGCAGATGATGAAGTAGAAGAAGCGCATTTTGTGGTCAATCAAATCCGACGAATGGAGCAACAGTACCCAGAACTCAACTGGGGAAATTTTGCCATTCTTTACCGCACCAATGCCCAATCTCGACCCTTTGAAGATGCTCTAAGAGGTAAAGTTCCTTACATTATTGTGGGTGGGTTGAAGTTCTATGATCGCAAAGAAATTAAAGATTCTCTGGCTTATTTAAGAGCGATCGCCAACCCTGATGATACCGTCAGTCTCCTCCGTATTATTAACACCCCTCGACGGGGCATCGGTCAAGCGACAATTGACCGACTCATGGGAGCGGCTCAAGAATTGAATATATCGTTGTGGGAAATTCTCAGCGACCAAACTTCAGTAAATACTTTAGCCGGACGTTCAGCGAAGGGTGTCAACAGCTTTGCCGAAATCATACAGCGTTGGCAGCAGCAAGTCGAGCATCTTTCGGCGGCAGAAATTGTTAAGGGAATTATGGAAGAGTCGGGTTATATTGACGACTTGAAAAAACAGGGGACTGATGAAGCCGAAAATCGACTGGAAAACGTATCGGAACTTTATAACGCGGTTCTCCAATTTCAGGAAGAAAATGAAGATACCAGTTTAGAAGGTTTTTTGGCAAATGCTTCTCTGGCTTCTGACTTGGATGATTTAAAAGATGGGCAAAAATCTGTCTCTTTAATGACTCTTCACTCGGCTAAAGGGTTAGAATTTCCGGTTGTCTTTTTGGTAGGGTTAGAACAAGGGCTATTTCCCAATTATCGCTCAATGGATGACCCAGCTTCTTTGGAAGAAGAACGCCGCCTTTGTTATGTGGGGATTACTCGCGCTCAGGAACAGCTATTTCTCTCCCACGCCCGTGAGAGACGCCTGTATGGGAATCGAGAACCCGCTGTGCGATCGCAGTTTCTTGAGGAATTACCCAAAGAACTCGTCAGCAGCACTTTAGTGAAAGTTAAAAAGTCGAAGGTTGAAGCTTCAGAAAACAACCTGCAATCTTCAACTCAACTGAATCGGCAAACCTCCAAACGCTCAATTAAACAATCTCAAGAATGGACGGTTGGCGAGTTACTGATTCATGACACTTTTGGTACAGGCGAAGTCACCCATGTTTTTGGTTCGGGGAATAAAATCAGCATTGCTGTTAAATTTTCTGGTATTGGTCAGAAGATTCTCGACCCAACAAAGGCATCCTTGCAACGGGTACAATAA
- a CDS encoding biliverdin-producing heme oxygenase: MSHDLANRLREGTKQSHTAAENTAYMKCFLKGIVEREPFRKLLFNLYLVYSALEEELQRHQTHPVIGSMYFAELNRTSNLEKDLAFYYGDNWPEQITPLPAGQVYVNRIHEIANTDPALLIAHAYTRYMGDLSGGQALKNIVRSALKLPPDQGTGLHEFEQIPTIEAKRAFKEKYRQALNSLSVDEETIQRIVDEANYAFQLNRDVVHELEDDVKAAIGDHVFDLLTRQEIPGATERPPHGSKQEPAMEYSI; this comes from the coding sequence ATGAGCCACGATCTAGCCAATCGCCTGCGAGAAGGTACGAAACAGTCTCACACCGCCGCAGAGAATACTGCTTACATGAAGTGTTTCCTCAAAGGGATTGTTGAACGAGAGCCATTCCGTAAGTTGCTTTTCAATCTTTATTTGGTCTATAGTGCGCTGGAAGAAGAGCTTCAACGGCACCAGACTCATCCAGTAATTGGGTCGATGTATTTTGCTGAACTTAACCGCACCTCGAATCTGGAAAAAGACTTGGCATTTTACTATGGCGACAACTGGCCCGAACAGATTACACCATTACCCGCCGGTCAGGTTTATGTTAATCGCATACATGAAATTGCTAATACCGACCCGGCGTTGCTGATTGCTCACGCTTACACTCGCTATATGGGTGATTTGTCTGGGGGACAAGCGTTGAAAAATATTGTGCGATCGGCCTTGAAATTACCTCCCGATCAGGGTACGGGATTGCATGAATTTGAGCAAATTCCCACTATAGAAGCCAAACGCGCATTTAAAGAGAAGTATCGTCAGGCGTTGAATTCTTTATCCGTTGATGAGGAAACAATTCAACGAATTGTAGACGAAGCTAATTATGCATTTCAACTGAATCGAGATGTGGTTCATGAGTTAGAAGATGATGTAAAAGCTGCCATTGGCGACCATGTATTTGATTTGCTCACTCGCCAGGAAATTCCAGGTGCAACCGAGCGTCCGCCTCACGGGTCTAAACAAGAGCCTGCAATGGAATACAGCATTTAG
- a CDS encoding NB-ARC domain-containing protein, with protein MHSQKKRRRRGVVLTPQGLKKLQTAKSEAERHDNNERRYTLEELNIRTGLDPDTLMRVFTGETGVDKRTLDRCFRAFNLLLEQSDYDLPTIQLESVEAQGGTMDQALPDWGEAPESGIFYGRTKELANLTQWIVEERCRLVTILGIGGMGKTALSVQLAEQIQDKFEFLIWRSLRHAPPIQDILAQLIRFLSNAKETDLSDTVYARVSQLIHYLRVRRCLLLFDNIESILQGCNQSKESCNYSLGHYRQGYEAYGELFKRVGEARHQSCLILMSREKPKEIGLLEGESLSVRILQVKGLQLEAGQEIFRTKGAFRGTLAEWNQLIEYYAGNPLVLKIVSTTIHKLFDGNVSEFLKQNTAIFGNICNLLEQQFERLSDAEKAIIKWMAIHRHPTSFSQLREYLSPPLSPQKLLEALNSLEERSLIDKKAGCFFTPPMVMEYAAHRFSEAQTMGVQTQLSSGYPYQTLAANS; from the coding sequence ATGCATTCACAAAAAAAGAGACGTAGACGTGGTGTAGTTCTCACACCCCAAGGATTAAAAAAACTTCAGACAGCAAAGTCGGAGGCGGAACGTCACGACAACAATGAAAGACGCTATACCCTGGAAGAATTAAATATTCGTACTGGCTTAGATCCAGATACCCTAATGAGAGTATTTACTGGTGAAACTGGCGTTGATAAACGAACTCTGGATCGCTGCTTCAGAGCGTTTAATTTATTGCTGGAACAAAGTGATTATGACCTGCCTACGATTCAGTTGGAGTCTGTTGAAGCGCAAGGAGGTACAATGGATCAAGCCTTACCAGATTGGGGTGAAGCACCGGAGTCGGGTATTTTTTATGGACGCACAAAAGAACTAGCAAATTTGACGCAATGGATTGTAGAGGAGCGCTGCCGATTAGTAACAATATTAGGCATAGGTGGCATGGGTAAGACGGCTCTATCGGTACAGTTAGCAGAACAGATTCAGGATAAATTCGAGTTTTTAATTTGGCGAAGTCTACGCCATGCTCCTCCCATTCAAGACATCCTCGCTCAGTTAATTCGATTCCTCTCAAATGCAAAGGAAACCGATTTATCAGACACAGTATATGCTAGAGTTTCCCAACTCATTCATTATTTACGAGTCCGCCGTTGTCTACTGTTATTTGATAATATCGAATCTATTCTACAAGGATGTAATCAGTCTAAAGAGTCATGCAACTATTCCCTTGGGCACTATCGCCAAGGTTATGAGGCTTATGGTGAACTTTTCAAAAGAGTGGGAGAAGCACGTCATCAAAGTTGCTTAATATTAATGAGTCGAGAAAAGCCGAAAGAAATTGGGCTACTGGAAGGAGAATCCTTATCGGTTCGCATCCTACAAGTGAAGGGATTGCAACTAGAAGCAGGACAAGAAATATTTAGAACAAAAGGTGCCTTCCGGGGAACGCTAGCCGAGTGGAATCAGCTCATAGAATACTATGCAGGCAATCCATTGGTGTTGAAAATCGTCTCTACGACGATTCACAAATTATTTGATGGTAATGTTTCTGAATTCTTAAAACAGAATACAGCCATTTTTGGCAACATCTGTAATCTTTTAGAACAACAATTTGAGCGATTATCAGATGCAGAAAAAGCCATTATCAAATGGATGGCTATACATCGCCACCCCACTTCATTTTCTCAACTGCGCGAATATCTCTCACCTCCTCTATCTCCACAAAAACTGCTAGAAGCACTAAATTCATTGGAGGAACGTTCATTGATTGATAAAAAGGCTGGTTGTTTCTTCACCCCACCAATGGTGATGGAATATGCCGCTCATCGATTCAGCGAAGCGCAAACTATGGGCGTTCAGACGCAACTCTCATCGGGTTACCCGTATCAAACACTAGCCGCTAATAGCTAA
- a CDS encoding Uma2 family endonuclease, with amino-acid sequence MSETTLAAPDIQLPPTQAELPYDDGIPMESARHKAQMDLLIDALIPWLEQREDGFFGGNMFVYYSLAQVRNKDFKGPDFFAVLGVPKGERKSWVVWEEGKAPDVVIELLSESTAAADKNNKKLIYQNQMRVPDYFWYDPFNPDDWAGFSIQQGRYQPITPNAQNQLVSQSLGLALQRWQGNYKGIDATWLRWATWEGELLTTPEEKERQRAEQERQRADKAEGQLLQTALNLLDAGMTREQVAQLTGLTLSEIEQLITNSEK; translated from the coding sequence ATGTCCGAAACTACCCTAGCAGCACCCGATATCCAACTCCCCCCCACACAGGCAGAGCTGCCCTATGATGATGGTATCCCCATGGAAAGTGCACGGCATAAAGCCCAAATGGACTTGCTGATTGATGCCCTAATTCCTTGGTTGGAACAACGGGAAGATGGGTTTTTCGGCGGCAATATGTTTGTCTATTACAGTCTGGCGCAGGTACGAAACAAAGACTTTAAAGGGCCAGACTTTTTTGCCGTGCTAGGAGTCCCCAAAGGTGAACGAAAAAGTTGGGTCGTTTGGGAAGAAGGAAAAGCACCGGATGTAGTAATTGAGTTGCTTTCTGAAAGTACTGCCGCCGCCGATAAAAACAACAAAAAGCTGATTTATCAAAATCAAATGCGCGTACCAGACTATTTTTGGTATGACCCCTTTAACCCGGATGATTGGGCCGGTTTCTCAATTCAACAAGGCCGTTATCAACCCATCACACCCAATGCTCAAAATCAGTTAGTGAGTCAATCATTAGGACTAGCATTGCAGCGTTGGCAGGGAAATTACAAAGGCATTGATGCGACTTGGTTACGCTGGGCAACCTGGGAAGGAGAATTGCTGACAACACCTGAAGAAAAGGAGCGACAACGAGCAGAGCAAGAGCGACAACGAGCAGACAAGGCAGAAGGGCAATTGCTACAAACGGCACTCAACTTACTTGACGCTGGAATGACAAGAGAACAGGTAGCTCAATTAACAGGTTTGACTTTATCTGAAATAGAACAATTGATAACAAATTCTGAGAAGTAA
- the acsF gene encoding magnesium-protoporphyrin IX monomethyl ester (oxidative) cyclase, with protein sequence MVNSPPKPTVDLSAAKTKAIKENILTPRFYTTDFDTAAEMDLSAQDTELQAMLAEMRADYNRHHFVRDESFNQSWDHITGEARQAFIDYLERSCVSEFSGFLLFKELSRKVKDRSPLLAEMFNLMARDEARHAGFLNKAMGDFGCTMDLAFLTKNRVYTFFPIEWVLYTVYLSEKIGYWRYIIIYRHLEKHPENQFYPLFRYFESWCQDENRHGDIFKALLRSQPKLWQTWQSKLWSRFFLLTVFATHTLTVHERTGFYKVLGIDPTEFDAEVIRKTNETSLRAFPSVLDTEHPDFFRRLHRCSDLNWKMSEIDRTQPKWVKALRKLPYQLRIVGHLLRIYLTKGIDAEALRETVR encoded by the coding sequence ATGGTTAATTCTCCGCCCAAGCCTACTGTGGACTTATCGGCAGCCAAGACAAAGGCTATCAAGGAAAACATCCTCACCCCCCGGTTTTACACAACGGACTTTGACACGGCGGCAGAGATGGATTTGTCTGCCCAGGATACTGAGTTGCAGGCGATGCTGGCAGAAATGCGGGCAGACTACAACCGCCATCACTTCGTGCGGGATGAGTCGTTCAATCAATCTTGGGATCACATTACTGGAGAAGCGCGACAGGCATTTATCGATTATCTAGAACGCTCCTGCGTGTCCGAGTTTTCCGGCTTTTTGCTGTTTAAAGAACTCTCTCGCAAAGTAAAGGATCGCAGTCCTCTACTGGCTGAAATGTTTAACCTAATGGCACGGGATGAAGCCCGCCATGCAGGTTTCCTCAACAAAGCGATGGGGGATTTTGGCTGTACGATGGATTTGGCTTTTCTGACTAAGAATCGGGTTTATACATTCTTCCCGATTGAGTGGGTACTTTACACGGTCTATTTGTCAGAGAAGATTGGCTACTGGCGTTACATTATTATTTATCGTCATCTGGAAAAGCATCCTGAGAATCAGTTCTATCCCTTGTTCCGCTACTTTGAAAGCTGGTGTCAGGATGAAAATCGACATGGGGATATCTTTAAAGCATTGTTGCGATCGCAACCCAAACTCTGGCAGACTTGGCAATCTAAGTTGTGGAGTCGCTTTTTCCTGCTGACTGTCTTTGCTACTCATACGCTAACCGTTCACGAACGGACTGGCTTTTATAAGGTATTGGGAATCGATCCCACTGAGTTTGATGCTGAAGTGATTCGCAAGACGAATGAGACATCACTCCGCGCCTTCCCGTCCGTTCTCGACACGGAACATCCAGACTTTTTCCGTCGCTTACATCGTTGTTCCGATCTGAATTGGAAGATGAGTGAAATTGATCGCACTCAACCCAAGTGGGTGAAGGCATTACGTAAGTTACCGTACCAACTTAGAATTGTCGGTCATCTCCTGCGGATTTATCTGACTAAAGGAATTGATGCCGAAGCGCTGCGGGAAACTGTGCGTTAG
- a CDS encoding MHYT domain-containing protein, which yields MNTTYNPYLVVFSAFIAVLASYTALELSSRVTFARGLTRKFWLMGGAIAMGTGIWAMHFIAMLAFSIPLFISYNLGIVFVSLIAAILASAQALFIIGRPKPSLVVLFAGSSIMGIGIALMHYTGMAAMQMPAMVHYNPSLFLLSVVIAIAVSFVALKLSIQFREEAWVGRRWLKLATACIMGGAVLSMHYTGMAAAMFKPDVSKLVQAAGLDNLSLAYIVCLFTLLILSLTLATIYINSGSKTLLD from the coding sequence ATGAATACCACTTACAATCCTTACCTTGTCGTCTTTTCCGCCTTCATTGCGGTGCTGGCTTCTTATACAGCGCTTGAGCTTTCCAGTCGAGTCACTTTTGCCCGAGGATTGACTCGTAAATTCTGGCTAATGGGGGGAGCCATCGCTATGGGCACTGGGATTTGGGCGATGCATTTTATTGCCATGCTGGCTTTTTCCATCCCACTATTCATTAGTTATAATCTGGGGATTGTTTTCGTTTCACTGATTGCCGCTATTTTGGCATCTGCACAGGCTCTATTTATCATCGGTCGTCCGAAGCCAAGTTTAGTGGTTTTATTCGCCGGTAGCAGCATCATGGGGATTGGTATTGCCTTAATGCATTATACAGGTATGGCTGCCATGCAAATGCCTGCGATGGTGCATTACAACCCCAGTCTATTTTTGCTTTCGGTTGTGATTGCGATCGCCGTATCGTTCGTGGCTTTAAAACTCTCGATTCAATTTCGGGAAGAGGCTTGGGTGGGGCGTCGATGGTTAAAACTTGCTACCGCGTGCATTATGGGTGGGGCGGTGCTTTCAATGCATTACACAGGAATGGCAGCAGCCATGTTCAAACCCGATGTTTCCAAGTTAGTTCAAGCGGCGGGTTTAGATAATTTATCGCTGGCTTATATTGTCTGCCTTTTCACTCTTCTAATCCTGAGTTTAACCCTGGCTACTATTTATATCAATTCTGGGTCTAAAACTTTGCTGGATTAA